The following coding sequences are from one Pseudonocardia sp. HH130630-07 window:
- a CDS encoding Rieske (2Fe-2S) protein — MEYHRIARSGQIPEGVVRRFFAGEVEVAVSRSDGEVHATSNYCSHLDCLLSSGKVTDEGLLCSCHGSVFDYVSGEPLCPPATRPITVFPVREEDGTVYVGISAELAEAAMRRRAVGARRLGDAAT, encoded by the coding sequence GTGGAGTACCACAGGATCGCCAGGTCCGGTCAGATCCCGGAGGGCGTCGTCCGGCGCTTCTTCGCCGGCGAGGTCGAGGTGGCGGTGTCCCGCTCCGACGGCGAGGTGCACGCGACCTCCAACTACTGCAGCCATCTCGACTGCCTGCTCTCCAGCGGGAAGGTGACCGACGAGGGACTGCTGTGCTCGTGCCACGGCAGCGTCTTCGACTACGTCTCGGGGGAACCGCTCTGCCCGCCCGCGACGCGTCCGATCACCGTCTTCCCGGTCCGCGAGGAGGACGGGACGGTCTACGTCGGCATCAGTGCGGAGCTGGCCGAGGCGGCCATGCGCCGCCGGGCCGTGGGCGCCCGCCGCCTCGGCGACGCGGCCACCTGA
- a CDS encoding DUF1275 family protein, translated as MRGRAEPVLVAMLVLTFTTGVVDAVGFLGLDQVFAGNMTGNVVILGMALAGSAEVRVLGPGVALAAFVAGAFGAGRVLRGSTGSTWALRHTVLFTLVGGLLGAVSVLLLVTADGDAVTGAVAAGGLAAAMGLQAGTARHLAVKDVTTVVVTSTLTGLAADAARGHGQPWVRRLLAVLLLVAGAGVGALSLRLDGGWGIMLAAVATLGVAAAGHAVARRAGPGQVVTRGRARAG; from the coding sequence GTGCGCGGCCGGGCGGAACCGGTGCTCGTGGCGATGCTGGTGCTGACGTTCACCACCGGCGTCGTCGACGCCGTCGGGTTCCTCGGGCTGGACCAGGTGTTCGCCGGCAACATGACCGGCAACGTGGTCATCCTCGGGATGGCCCTCGCCGGGAGCGCGGAGGTGCGCGTGCTCGGCCCCGGTGTCGCGCTCGCCGCGTTCGTCGCCGGTGCCTTCGGCGCCGGGCGGGTGCTGCGGGGCAGCACCGGATCGACCTGGGCGTTGCGGCACACGGTGCTGTTCACGCTCGTGGGCGGGCTGCTCGGAGCGGTCTCGGTGCTGCTGCTCGTCACCGCGGACGGCGACGCGGTCACCGGCGCCGTCGCCGCCGGCGGACTGGCCGCTGCGATGGGCCTGCAGGCCGGGACCGCCCGGCACCTCGCGGTGAAGGACGTGACCACGGTCGTCGTGACCTCGACGCTGACCGGGCTGGCCGCCGACGCCGCCCGGGGTCACGGGCAGCCGTGGGTCCGGCGGCTGCTGGCCGTCCTGCTGCTCGTCGCCGGTGCCGGCGTGGGCGCGCTGTCGCTGCGGCTCGACGGTGGCTGGGGGATCATGCTCGCCGCCGTCGCGACGCTCGGGGTGGCGGCCGCCGGGCACGCCGTCGCACGACGGGCCGGTCCGGGGCAGGTGGTCACGCGAGGTCGAGCACGCGCAGGCTGA
- a CDS encoding IclR family transcriptional regulator, with product MKNRPAYGLDSVDHALHLATILAQEGSLGVSEAAQRLGVARSTAHRLLSMLVYRDFAARDDRRRYVAGPVLRTPGVPEPVAALRRLALPHLEELTARTGETSHLGVLVGSQVRMIATVECRHTLRVGEREGRVLPAHLASLGRAMLADLSPGEVRTALAEVEGLDVDRLLGELARVRREGVATNHGRTETGLVAIGSRLETGTAELRAAVSVAMPVARYDPARRSAWITELRRTADAIDLSLRVLDLA from the coding sequence GTGAAGAACCGTCCCGCCTACGGTCTCGACTCGGTCGACCACGCCCTGCACCTCGCCACCATCCTGGCGCAGGAGGGGTCGCTGGGGGTCAGCGAGGCGGCCCAGCGGCTCGGCGTGGCCCGGTCCACGGCGCACCGGTTGCTGTCGATGCTGGTCTACCGCGACTTCGCCGCCCGCGACGACCGTCGCCGCTACGTGGCCGGCCCGGTGCTGCGCACCCCCGGCGTACCCGAGCCGGTGGCCGCGCTGCGCCGGCTCGCCCTGCCCCACCTGGAGGAGCTGACCGCACGCACCGGCGAGACGAGTCACCTGGGGGTCCTGGTCGGCTCGCAGGTCCGGATGATCGCCACCGTGGAGTGCCGGCACACGCTGCGCGTCGGGGAACGCGAGGGCCGCGTGCTGCCCGCGCACCTCGCGTCGCTCGGCCGGGCGATGCTCGCCGACCTGTCCCCCGGCGAGGTCCGCACGGCGCTGGCCGAGGTCGAGGGGCTCGACGTCGACCGGTTGCTCGGCGAGCTCGCCCGGGTCCGTCGCGAGGGCGTCGCCACCAACCACGGCAGGACCGAGACCGGTCTGGTCGCGATCGGGAGCCGGCTGGAGACGGGGACGGCCGAGCTGCGGGCGGCCGTCTCCGTCGCGATGCCGGTCGCCCGCTACGACCCCGCCCGCCGGTCCGCGTGGATCACCGAGCTGCGCCGCACCGCCGACGCGATCGATCTCAGCCTGCGCGTGCTCGACCTCGCGTGA
- a CDS encoding FAD-dependent monooxygenase, translating into MQFYLDGYRPGDPFVHPPHPSVADRPDGLPATTDVVVVGSGPAGLVLAAQLAAYPELRTVVVDRRDEPLAVGQADGVACRTMEMFEAFGLADRVLAEGYQVNEVTFWRPDPGDTGRIVRTGRVPDVEDGLSEMPHMIVNQARMQAFLREYLDRSAARIAPYHGLQLSGIDRADDPDEPYPVTVTLQHVHGSRPTGETSRIRARYVVGCDGSRSATRAAMGLRLEGDATDRSWGVLDVLAVTDFPDIRFKSAVTSENGSLLIIPREGGHLVRLYIELDPERDAQMLRERSADPEKLTAVANRILHPYTIDVRDVGWWAVYEIGQRLCDRFDDSAGGDARGPRVFIAGDACHTHSAKAGQGMNVSMADTWNLGWKLGAVAGGVARPEVLGTYSRERQAVARELIDFDREFTGRFSAHGGDPAEFQRFFRQQGRFTAGVAVRYATSVLTAGTAQQELATGFPAGMRLHSAPVVRVADGRRVQLGHVARADGAWRLYLFADRAAGAAPAASVSRLRTACDLLDSADSPLAPYRGAGSEPDAVVDVRAVLQAGHRSVSVADLPPVLLPRKGRFGLVDHEKVFCADPAADVFDLRGVDRDRGAAVLVRPDQYVAHVVALDALSELGPFLSEVLVARAGAGPV; encoded by the coding sequence GTGCAGTTCTACCTCGACGGTTACCGGCCGGGTGACCCGTTCGTCCACCCGCCGCACCCCTCCGTCGCCGACCGGCCCGACGGCCTGCCCGCGACCACGGACGTCGTCGTCGTCGGCAGCGGCCCCGCCGGCCTCGTGCTCGCCGCGCAGCTGGCGGCGTACCCGGAACTGCGCACGGTCGTCGTCGACCGCCGCGACGAGCCGCTGGCCGTGGGGCAGGCCGACGGCGTCGCGTGCCGCACGATGGAGATGTTCGAGGCGTTCGGGCTCGCCGACCGCGTCCTCGCCGAGGGCTACCAGGTCAACGAGGTGACGTTCTGGCGCCCCGATCCCGGCGACACCGGCCGGATCGTCCGGACCGGACGGGTCCCCGACGTCGAGGACGGCCTGTCCGAGATGCCGCACATGATCGTCAACCAGGCACGCATGCAGGCGTTCCTGCGCGAGTACCTGGACCGCTCCGCCGCGCGGATCGCGCCGTACCACGGTCTGCAGCTGAGCGGGATCGACCGCGCCGACGACCCGGACGAGCCGTACCCGGTGACGGTCACGCTGCAGCACGTGCACGGCTCCCGGCCGACCGGGGAGACCAGCCGGATCCGCGCCCGCTACGTCGTGGGGTGCGACGGGTCCCGCAGCGCCACCCGCGCCGCGATGGGCCTGCGGCTGGAGGGCGACGCGACCGACCGCTCCTGGGGCGTGCTCGACGTCCTCGCCGTCACCGACTTCCCCGACATCCGGTTCAAGTCCGCGGTCACCTCCGAGAACGGCAGCCTGCTGATCATCCCGCGCGAGGGCGGGCACCTCGTGCGGCTCTACATCGAGCTGGACCCCGAGCGCGACGCGCAGATGCTGCGCGAGCGCTCCGCCGACCCGGAGAAGCTGACCGCGGTCGCCAACCGGATCCTGCACCCGTACACGATCGACGTGCGCGACGTCGGGTGGTGGGCGGTGTACGAGATCGGGCAGCGGTTGTGCGACCGGTTCGACGACTCCGCGGGTGGCGACGCCCGCGGGCCCCGGGTGTTCATCGCGGGCGACGCCTGCCACACCCACAGCGCCAAGGCCGGGCAGGGTATGAACGTCTCCATGGCCGACACCTGGAACCTGGGCTGGAAGCTCGGCGCCGTGGCCGGCGGGGTGGCCCGGCCCGAGGTGCTGGGCACGTACTCGCGCGAACGCCAGGCCGTGGCGCGCGAGCTCATCGACTTCGACCGGGAGTTCACCGGCCGGTTCAGCGCGCACGGCGGTGATCCGGCGGAGTTCCAGCGCTTCTTCCGGCAGCAGGGCCGGTTCACCGCGGGCGTCGCGGTGCGGTACGCGACGTCGGTGCTCACCGCCGGCACGGCGCAGCAGGAACTGGCGACGGGCTTCCCGGCCGGGATGCGGCTGCACTCCGCACCGGTGGTCCGGGTGGCCGACGGCAGGCGGGTCCAGCTCGGGCACGTCGCCCGCGCCGACGGGGCGTGGCGGCTCTACCTGTTCGCCGACCGCGCCGCCGGGGCCGCTCCGGCGGCGTCGGTGTCACGGCTGCGGACCGCGTGCGACCTGCTGGACTCCGCGGACTCGCCGCTGGCCCCCTACCGCGGCGCCGGTTCCGAGCCCGACGCGGTCGTCGACGTCCGGGCGGTGCTGCAGGCGGGCCACCGCAGCGTGTCGGTGGCCGACCTGCCACCGGTGCTGCTGCCCCGCAAGGGCCGCTTCGGCCTCGTCGACCACGAGAAGGTCTTCTGCGCGGACCCGGCGGCCGACGTGTTCGACCTGCGCGGCGTGGACCGCGACCGCGGAGCCGCCGTACTGGTCCGGCCGGACCAGTACGTCGCCCACGTCGTCGCGCTGGACGCGCTGTCCGAGCTCGGTCCGTTCCTGTCCGAGGTGCTGGTGGCACGGGCCGGGGCCGGGCCGGTGTGA
- a CDS encoding SLC13 family permease codes for MSSHILAVAVLFLIFVVGTVRQVNLGALALVAAFLVGPLVFGVPVDTVFAAFPANLFLLVLGVTLLFAVATVNGTIGWLVDRCTGLIGDRRALLPGVLFVVTAVPVSLGALAPAGVAMLAPIALRLGERYAVPARLVALMVVFGATAGNFSPLNPLGAIVEGTMQRAGLATSPLFLYLAGFAVNVGVGVAAYLLNGGPALIREQRAVASRAPVPAGPPTPDTAGTADAGDAPADPAPARPDDAPAPGSVADRTLTLVLLVAVAVAALGFGVDIGICALIAAVLLTLVTPRSSAGAMKLVGWNIILLICGIVTYLDVLQEAGTLDVFGQLITGIGSVGLAAVLICAVGGLTSAFASSAAVIGATVPLLVPLLAQSGADPVPVVAALAICVTVVDAAPFSSIGALVLSNAADADRPRVNLTLLRWSAAMVVVGPVLTGLVLVLPATGI; via the coding sequence ATGTCGTCCCACATCCTCGCGGTAGCCGTCCTGTTCCTCATCTTCGTCGTGGGGACCGTCCGTCAGGTCAACCTCGGAGCGCTGGCGCTCGTCGCCGCGTTCCTGGTCGGTCCCCTGGTGTTCGGCGTCCCGGTCGACACCGTCTTCGCCGCCTTCCCCGCCAATCTGTTCCTGCTGGTCCTCGGCGTGACGCTGCTGTTCGCCGTCGCCACGGTCAACGGGACGATCGGCTGGCTGGTGGACCGCTGCACCGGCCTGATCGGCGACCGCCGGGCGCTGCTGCCGGGCGTGCTGTTCGTCGTCACCGCCGTGCCGGTCAGCCTCGGTGCCCTCGCACCCGCCGGCGTGGCGATGCTCGCGCCGATCGCTCTGCGCCTGGGCGAGCGCTACGCCGTGCCCGCCCGGCTGGTCGCGCTGATGGTCGTGTTCGGCGCGACGGCGGGCAACTTCTCCCCGCTCAATCCGCTCGGCGCGATCGTCGAGGGGACGATGCAGCGGGCCGGGCTGGCCACCTCACCGCTGTTCCTCTACCTCGCCGGGTTCGCCGTCAACGTCGGCGTCGGGGTGGCCGCGTACCTGCTCAACGGCGGGCCGGCCCTGATCCGGGAGCAGCGCGCCGTCGCCTCCCGGGCACCGGTGCCGGCCGGACCGCCCACCCCGGACACCGCCGGCACCGCGGACGCCGGGGACGCCCCGGCCGATCCGGCACCCGCGCGCCCGGACGACGCCCCGGCGCCGGGGAGCGTCGCCGACCGGACCCTGACACTGGTGCTGCTGGTCGCCGTCGCGGTCGCGGCGCTCGGCTTCGGCGTCGACATCGGCATCTGTGCACTGATCGCCGCGGTACTGCTCACCCTCGTGACGCCGCGGTCCAGCGCCGGGGCGATGAAGCTCGTCGGCTGGAACATCATCCTGCTGATCTGCGGCATCGTCACCTACCTCGACGTGCTGCAGGAAGCCGGCACGCTCGACGTGTTCGGGCAGCTGATCACCGGCATCGGCAGCGTGGGGCTCGCCGCCGTGCTGATCTGCGCGGTGGGCGGCCTGACCAGCGCCTTCGCCTCCAGCGCCGCCGTCATCGGGGCGACCGTCCCACTCCTGGTGCCGCTGCTCGCCCAGTCCGGCGCCGACCCGGTCCCGGTCGTCGCGGCACTGGCGATCTGCGTGACGGTCGTCGACGCCGCCCCGTTCTCCTCCATCGGCGCGCTGGTACTGAGCAACGCCGCGGACGCCGACCGGCCGAGGGTGAACCTGACGCTGCTGCGCTGGAGCGCGGCCATGGTCGTCGTCGGGCCGGTCCTGACCGGGCTCGTCCTCGTCCTGCCGGCCACCGGCATCTGA
- a CDS encoding thiamine pyrophosphate-binding protein — protein sequence MSTTVWGSDRIAEAVAATGTPYVALTPGASFRGLHDSLVNHLGPGGPQLLLCTHEEHSVAIAHGYAKVTGEPLAVGLHANVGLMHATMAVYNAWCDRVPVLLIGATGPVDAHRRRPWIDWIHTSADQGALIRPFVKWDDQPASAGASVDSVLHAARVARTLPAGPAYVCLDVTVQEEPAEGVPQPDPRAAEPVGEAAPRRHHLDRVAALLAGAARPVLLVGRVGRSRRAWDRRVALAERLGARVVTDAKLPAAFPTHHPLHGHAPAFFLAEENKALLRDADVVLALDWTDLGGTLRAAGATGATVVSATVDHQVHNGWSKDGYGPAPAALTLAATPDVVVEELLAGDGDAPAVAEPGPRRPAARADAPHGAGHIAVPVLQTALWDATRGCAPCLIRTPLSWDAELWPLEDPLDALGYDGGGGIGSGPGMAVGAALALRGTGRLPVAVLGDGDTLMGNGAVWTAVRHEIPLLVVVANNASFYNDEVHQRAVATRRGRPPENATVGVALDGPVTDFAGLARSMGAQGIGPVTDPGALPEVLADAVARVVAGAQVVVDVRVDRGYSPAFASTVGTS from the coding sequence ATGAGCACAACGGTGTGGGGCAGCGACCGCATCGCCGAGGCCGTCGCCGCCACCGGCACGCCCTACGTCGCGCTGACACCGGGGGCGAGCTTCCGGGGACTGCACGACAGCCTGGTCAACCACCTGGGCCCCGGCGGCCCGCAGCTGCTCCTGTGCACCCACGAGGAGCACTCGGTCGCGATCGCCCACGGCTACGCCAAGGTGACCGGTGAGCCGCTGGCCGTCGGGCTGCACGCCAACGTCGGCCTGATGCACGCGACCATGGCCGTCTACAACGCCTGGTGCGACCGGGTCCCGGTGCTGCTGATCGGGGCCACCGGCCCGGTGGACGCGCACCGCCGGCGGCCGTGGATCGACTGGATCCACACCTCGGCCGACCAGGGCGCGCTGATCCGCCCGTTCGTCAAGTGGGACGACCAGCCGGCGTCGGCGGGGGCGAGCGTGGACTCGGTGCTGCACGCCGCGCGGGTGGCCAGGACCCTGCCCGCCGGGCCGGCCTACGTCTGCCTCGACGTCACGGTGCAGGAGGAGCCCGCCGAGGGGGTGCCGCAGCCGGATCCCCGGGCCGCCGAGCCCGTCGGCGAGGCCGCGCCGCGCCGCCACCACCTCGACCGGGTCGCCGCGCTGCTCGCCGGCGCGGCCCGCCCGGTGCTGCTGGTCGGCCGGGTGGGCCGGTCCCGGCGGGCCTGGGACCGGCGCGTCGCGCTGGCGGAGCGGCTCGGTGCCCGGGTGGTCACCGACGCCAAGCTGCCGGCCGCCTTCCCCACCCACCATCCATTGCACGGGCACGCCCCGGCGTTCTTCCTCGCCGAGGAGAACAAGGCACTGCTCCGCGACGCCGACGTCGTCCTCGCACTCGACTGGACCGACCTGGGCGGCACCCTGCGGGCCGCCGGTGCGACCGGGGCGACCGTCGTGTCCGCGACGGTCGACCACCAGGTGCACAACGGCTGGAGCAAGGACGGGTACGGCCCCGCACCGGCGGCGCTCACGCTGGCCGCGACCCCCGACGTCGTCGTCGAGGAGCTGCTCGCCGGGGACGGCGACGCGCCCGCCGTCGCGGAGCCGGGCCCCCGGCGCCCGGCCGCGCGCGCCGACGCACCACACGGAGCCGGCCACATCGCGGTCCCGGTACTGCAGACGGCCCTGTGGGACGCCACCCGCGGCTGCGCGCCGTGCCTGATCCGCACCCCGCTGTCCTGGGACGCGGAGCTCTGGCCGCTCGAGGACCCGCTCGACGCGCTCGGGTACGACGGCGGCGGCGGGATCGGCTCCGGCCCCGGCATGGCCGTCGGCGCGGCACTGGCGCTGCGCGGGACCGGCCGGTTGCCGGTCGCCGTACTCGGCGACGGCGACACCCTGATGGGCAACGGTGCCGTGTGGACCGCGGTCCGCCACGAGATCCCGCTGCTCGTGGTGGTCGCCAACAACGCCTCGTTCTACAACGACGAGGTCCACCAGCGCGCCGTCGCCACCCGCCGCGGGCGCCCGCCGGAGAACGCCACCGTCGGCGTCGCGCTGGACGGCCCGGTCACCGACTTCGCCGGGCTCGCACGGAGCATGGGCGCCCAGGGGATCGGGCCGGTCACCGACCCCGGTGCGCTGCCGGAGGTGCTCGCCGACGCGGTAGCCCGCGTCGTCGCCGGCGCGCAGGTGGTCGTCGACGTCCGGGTCGACCGCGGCTACTCCCCCGCCTTCGCCTCGACCGTCGGCACGAGCTGA
- a CDS encoding aldehyde dehydrogenase family protein, with product MTPPIPVAARRMLIGGELRDALDGSTLDALAPATGALLGTVPAGGPADVDAAVGAAAAAYPAWRAAGPLPRAAAVEALAAAVAGHAEELARLDAADNGRLLTEMRRDVTSAVAALRYFAGLALQLRGETVPSPGGELTWTTRIPFGVVGRIVPFNHPLMFAAAKIAAPLVAGNCVVLKPSEHTSLSALRLGELARDVLPAGVLNVVTGLGTTVGDALAAHPAVRRLAFTGSVATGRAVQRRAAETGVKTVTVELGGKNPLLVFPDADLDEAVAAAVRGMNFTWQGQSCGSLSRVVVHESVHDEFVERLVARVAALRPGLPEDTGADTGAIVNRSQLEKVLGHVRIGVEDGARLRTGGERVGDEGLADGLFVRPAVFTDVEAGSRLAQEEIFGPVLAVLRFGTEAEAIEIANGVSYGLTASVFTRDLGTAHRVAEQVDAGYVWINEVSRHLPGAPYGGVKDSGVGREEDFEELLSYTQTKTVHVRFGS from the coding sequence ATGACGCCCCCCATCCCCGTCGCGGCCCGTCGCATGCTGATCGGCGGCGAGCTGCGCGACGCCCTCGACGGCAGCACGCTCGACGCGCTCGCCCCCGCGACCGGCGCCCTGCTCGGCACCGTCCCGGCCGGCGGCCCCGCCGACGTCGACGCGGCCGTCGGCGCCGCGGCCGCGGCGTACCCCGCGTGGCGGGCCGCCGGTCCGCTGCCCCGGGCCGCCGCCGTCGAGGCACTCGCCGCGGCCGTCGCCGGGCACGCCGAGGAGCTGGCCCGGCTCGACGCGGCGGACAACGGCAGGCTGCTCACCGAGATGCGCCGGGACGTGACCAGCGCGGTCGCGGCACTGCGCTACTTCGCGGGCCTGGCCCTGCAGCTGCGCGGTGAGACGGTGCCCTCCCCCGGCGGGGAGCTGACCTGGACCACCCGCATCCCGTTCGGCGTGGTAGGACGGATCGTCCCGTTCAACCACCCGCTGATGTTCGCGGCCGCCAAGATCGCCGCGCCGCTGGTCGCGGGCAACTGCGTGGTGCTCAAGCCGAGCGAGCACACCAGCCTGTCGGCCCTGCGGCTGGGCGAGCTGGCCCGCGACGTCCTCCCGGCCGGCGTGCTGAACGTCGTCACCGGTCTCGGGACCACCGTCGGCGACGCCCTCGCTGCGCACCCCGCGGTGCGCCGGCTCGCCTTCACCGGATCGGTCGCGACCGGCCGGGCCGTGCAGCGCCGGGCCGCCGAGACCGGCGTGAAGACCGTGACCGTCGAGCTCGGCGGGAAGAACCCGCTGCTGGTGTTCCCGGACGCCGACCTGGACGAGGCCGTCGCCGCGGCCGTGCGCGGCATGAACTTCACCTGGCAGGGCCAGTCCTGCGGCTCCCTGTCGCGGGTCGTCGTGCACGAGTCGGTGCACGACGAGTTCGTCGAGCGGCTCGTCGCCCGGGTCGCGGCCCTGCGCCCCGGGCTGCCCGAGGACACCGGCGCCGACACCGGGGCCATCGTCAACCGGTCCCAGCTGGAGAAGGTGCTCGGCCACGTCCGGATCGGCGTCGAGGACGGCGCCCGGCTGCGGACCGGCGGGGAGCGGGTGGGCGACGAGGGGCTGGCCGACGGCCTGTTCGTACGGCCCGCCGTGTTCACCGACGTCGAGGCGGGTTCGCGGCTGGCCCAGGAGGAGATCTTCGGACCGGTGCTCGCGGTGCTGCGGTTCGGCACCGAGGCGGAGGCGATCGAGATCGCGAACGGCGTCTCCTACGGGCTCACCGCGAGCGTGTTCACCCGCGACCTCGGCACCGCCCACCGGGTCGCCGAGCAGGTCGACGCCGGCTACGTGTGGATCAACGAGGTCTCCCGGCACCTGCCCGGGGCACCGTACGGCGGTGTCAAGGACAGCGGCGTCGGGCGCGAGGAGGACTTCGAGGAGCTCCTGTCCTACACCCAGACCAAGACCGTCCACGTGAGGTTCGGATCATGA
- a CDS encoding class II aldolase/adducin family protein: MTADPRQLVALASRVLADQGQDDFIWGHASVRDERGCWIKSAEWSLAEVTADRVQLVGGDGAVLDGDGPRHSEYPIHTEVLAARPDVGAVVHTHPPHAVALAAAGQELLPVSHAATMFVPPAVPRFTDTADLILTPELGARVAAALGDAPALFLVNHGIVAVGPDLQTATVRAVVLEQACRQQLLTRSFGGRPSWSPDEEARAKREHVYNDRAVHAVWDLLVRRLPA; this comes from the coding sequence ATGACAGCGGACCCCCGACAGCTGGTCGCCCTCGCCTCCCGGGTGCTCGCCGACCAGGGCCAGGACGACTTCATCTGGGGCCACGCCTCGGTCCGCGACGAGCGCGGGTGCTGGATCAAGTCCGCCGAGTGGAGCCTGGCCGAGGTCACCGCGGACCGGGTGCAGCTGGTCGGTGGTGACGGTGCCGTCCTCGACGGCGACGGCCCCCGGCACAGCGAGTACCCGATCCACACCGAGGTCCTCGCCGCACGCCCCGACGTGGGGGCCGTGGTGCACACCCATCCCCCGCACGCGGTGGCACTCGCCGCCGCCGGGCAGGAGCTGCTGCCGGTCAGCCACGCGGCGACGATGTTCGTCCCGCCGGCCGTGCCGCGGTTCACCGACACCGCCGACCTCATCCTCACCCCGGAGCTGGGCGCGCGGGTCGCGGCCGCGCTCGGCGACGCGCCCGCACTGTTCCTGGTCAACCACGGCATCGTCGCGGTCGGCCCGGACCTGCAGACCGCGACGGTCCGCGCGGTCGTGCTGGAACAGGCGTGCCGCCAGCAGTTGCTCACCCGGTCCTTCGGCGGCCGGCCGTCCTGGTCGCCCGACGAGGAGGCCCGCGCGAAGCGCGAGCACGTCTACAACGACCGGGCCGTGCACGCCGTGTGGGACCTCCTCGTCCGCCGGTTGCCGGCCTGA
- a CDS encoding IclR family transcriptional regulator: MHRFDEADRTPPAYPVAAVDRTLQLLQLLGEIPELRLADVRERLGVGQSTAHRLVAMLVYRGFAVQDPVSRAYRAGPELLAAGSAAGRGATLRDAAAPALLTLARTCAETVHLGVLEPAGVRYLVGIESERALRVADRTGGTRPAHATSMGKSMLATLTDDEVRALCGRHRLSSPTDRTITDVDALLAELDATRRRGYARNSAEMEPGVSSVAIALPRTVPGPPAALSVAAPEVRWTGHAEQQAVRALRAAAATIVERSSVQNN, from the coding sequence GTGCACCGCTTCGACGAGGCCGATCGCACCCCGCCCGCCTATCCCGTCGCGGCCGTGGACCGCACGCTGCAGCTGCTGCAGCTGCTGGGTGAGATCCCCGAGCTGCGCCTCGCCGACGTGCGGGAGCGCCTCGGGGTCGGCCAGTCCACCGCCCACCGGCTGGTCGCGATGCTCGTCTACCGGGGTTTCGCCGTGCAGGACCCGGTGTCGCGGGCCTACCGGGCCGGGCCGGAGCTGCTCGCGGCGGGTTCGGCGGCCGGGCGCGGCGCGACCCTGCGCGACGCCGCGGCCCCGGCGCTGCTCACCCTCGCCCGTACCTGCGCCGAGACCGTCCACCTCGGGGTGCTGGAGCCGGCCGGCGTCCGGTACCTGGTGGGGATCGAGAGCGAGCGGGCGCTGCGCGTCGCCGACCGGACCGGCGGCACCCGTCCGGCGCACGCGACGAGCATGGGCAAGTCGATGCTCGCGACGCTCACCGACGACGAGGTGCGCGCACTCTGCGGCCGCCACCGGCTGTCCTCGCCGACCGACCGGACCATCACCGACGTCGACGCGCTGCTCGCCGAGCTCGACGCCACCCGCCGGCGGGGGTACGCCCGCAACTCGGCGGAGATGGAGCCGGGCGTCTCCTCGGTGGCGATCGCGCTCCCCCGCACGGTGCCCGGACCGCCCGCGGCACTGAGCGTCGCGGCTCCCGAGGTCCGGTGGACCGGGCACGCCGAGCAGCAGGCCGTCCGGGCACTGCGGGCGGCGGCCGCGACCATCGTCGAGCGTTCTTCTGTGCAGAACAACTAG
- a CDS encoding DUF6924 domain-containing protein — translation MDDRAYSGSGPAQLRSLLPEDYEEDFLFVADRTALASDGYPILVVPVPDEDEDEDARPRTEFRVVATELWSVENNLSIANMDWGDFSDNVGDDGVFRGF, via the coding sequence GTGGACGACCGGGCCTACTCCGGATCGGGCCCGGCGCAGCTGCGCAGCCTGCTCCCCGAGGACTACGAGGAGGACTTCCTCTTCGTCGCCGACCGGACCGCGCTCGCGTCGGACGGGTACCCGATCCTGGTCGTCCCGGTCCCCGACGAGGACGAGGACGAGGACGCGCGGCCGCGCACCGAGTTCCGGGTGGTCGCGACCGAGCTGTGGTCGGTGGAGAACAACCTGTCGATCGCGAACATGGACTGGGGGGACTTCAGCGACAACGTCGGCGACGACGGCGTCTTCCGCGGGTTCTGA